A window of the Acidimicrobiales bacterium genome harbors these coding sequences:
- a CDS encoding DNA alkylation repair protein: MPPTLLARLPELRDDFEAVADPVRAVEMAAYMKGHFEFLGLPAAVRRSAQKPVLNASARASNSELLAFADACWDEDEREFQYTAADVLRKRAGALEPADLARVRALIVTKSWWDTVDSLAVHVVGALVKAHPDLGDEMDAWIGDDDLWVARTAMLHQLMWKDHTDADRLFAYARRKAGHPDFFMRKAIGWALRQYARTDPDAVRAFVEDLGDTLSPLSRREALKHL; this comes from the coding sequence GTGCCTCCGACGCTGCTCGCTCGCCTCCCTGAACTCCGTGACGACTTCGAGGCCGTCGCCGACCCGGTGCGAGCCGTGGAGATGGCCGCCTACATGAAGGGGCACTTCGAGTTCCTCGGGCTACCGGCTGCCGTCCGGAGGTCGGCGCAGAAGCCGGTGCTCAACGCATCGGCCCGGGCGTCGAACTCCGAACTGCTGGCGTTCGCCGACGCCTGCTGGGACGAAGACGAGCGCGAGTTCCAGTACACAGCGGCCGACGTCCTACGCAAGCGGGCGGGTGCGCTCGAACCGGCCGACCTTGCCCGGGTTCGCGCCCTCATCGTGACCAAGTCATGGTGGGACACCGTCGACTCCCTGGCGGTGCACGTGGTGGGCGCACTGGTGAAGGCGCACCCGGACCTCGGTGACGAGATGGATGCATGGATCGGTGACGACGACCTCTGGGTGGCGAGGACCGCCATGCTGCATCAGCTCATGTGGAAGGACCACACCGACGCGGATCGGCTGTTCGCCTACGCCCGGCGCAAGGCAGGCCATCCTGACTTCTTCATGCGGAAGGCCATCGGCTGGGCGCTTCGCCAATACGCCCGGACCGACCCCGACGCCGTTCGGGCCTTCGTCGAGGATCTCGGCGACACCCTGTCACCGCTCTCCCGCCGAGAAGCGCTCAAACACCTCTGA
- a CDS encoding serine hydrolase, with product MVRSTAIAVVAAASILVVACGSDSSGDAEPTTTTDTTVTSAGDAVAAEATASTPTTTDEAAVLVVDLLNGSPFDEAVYDAAFAPVFREALPFDDFATVVAQVAADGPWTLGPARSVAGSMATYELQAAGGDLVLLDVAIGPDGISGLFFSPDRAFDAPGSVEDAVARLTELGDLRAAVMDASQGACGAVVDRGATEIMPLGSAFKLYVLGAVVHAMDDGSIGWDTEVAVRDELDSLPSGTVQDLEPGTVMTVRELAEAMISISDNTATDHLIDLVGRAAVEDMLVPMGNDALDRNRPFLTTREMFVLKFGDPELGREFVSADESGRRAILADRVAAAPLPTAGGVDLSQPVLVDELEWFASPTALCDAMVWLTADPTALEILSMNPGVPATGSSWDTIAFKGGSEPGLITMVWWTSTEDGRAFVTAGSVVSETGPVDEFEAANLLAVLRDLGPALDEVGGSD from the coding sequence ATGGTTCGCTCCACCGCCATTGCTGTCGTCGCCGCTGCCTCGATCCTGGTCGTCGCGTGCGGATCCGATTCGTCGGGCGACGCCGAGCCGACGACCACCACCGACACCACCGTGACATCGGCCGGTGACGCGGTGGCCGCCGAAGCCACTGCGTCGACGCCGACGACCACCGACGAGGCGGCTGTCCTGGTTGTCGATCTCCTGAACGGCAGCCCGTTCGACGAGGCGGTCTACGACGCGGCCTTCGCCCCAGTATTCCGAGAGGCGCTCCCGTTCGATGACTTCGCCACCGTGGTCGCACAGGTGGCGGCCGACGGGCCGTGGACGCTCGGACCGGCGCGATCGGTGGCGGGGTCGATGGCGACCTACGAACTCCAGGCAGCGGGCGGCGACCTCGTACTGCTCGATGTCGCCATTGGCCCCGACGGAATCTCTGGCCTGTTCTTCTCGCCCGACCGAGCCTTCGACGCACCGGGTTCGGTCGAGGATGCCGTGGCTCGGTTGACGGAACTCGGCGACCTGCGCGCCGCGGTCATGGACGCCTCGCAGGGAGCGTGCGGTGCCGTGGTCGACCGGGGGGCCACCGAGATCATGCCGCTGGGATCGGCGTTCAAGCTCTACGTCCTCGGGGCGGTGGTCCACGCCATGGACGATGGCTCGATCGGATGGGACACCGAGGTGGCGGTTCGAGACGAACTCGACAGCCTCCCGTCGGGCACGGTGCAGGACCTCGAGCCGGGAACGGTGATGACCGTTCGCGAACTTGCCGAGGCGATGATCTCGATCTCGGACAACACCGCCACCGACCATCTCATCGACCTGGTCGGACGGGCGGCAGTGGAGGACATGCTCGTTCCGATGGGCAACGACGCCCTCGACCGCAACCGTCCCTTCCTCACGACGCGCGAGATGTTCGTGCTGAAGTTCGGCGATCCGGAGCTCGGTCGCGAGTTCGTCTCGGCCGACGAGTCGGGTCGCCGGGCGATCCTGGCCGATCGGGTGGCGGCGGCGCCGCTGCCGACCGCCGGTGGCGTCGACCTGTCGCAGCCGGTGTTGGTCGACGAGCTCGAGTGGTTCGCCAGCCCGACGGCGCTCTGCGACGCCATGGTGTGGCTGACGGCCGACCCAACGGCGCTCGAGATCCTCTCGATGAACCCCGGTGTCCCCGCGACCGGGTCGTCCTGGGACACGATTGCGTTCAAGGGCGGGTCGGAGCCGGGCCTGATCACCATGGTGTGGTGGACCTCGACCGAGGACGGCCGTGCCTTCGTGACCGCAGGAAGTGTGGTGTCGGAGACCGGCCCGGTCGACGAGTTCGAGGCCGCCAATCTCCTCGCCGTGCTCCGCGACCTCGGTCCCGCACTCGATGAGGTCGGTGGGAGCGACTGA
- a CDS encoding DUF1206 domain-containing protein → MTNHDAAILSDIDIEERAEDAGERFEVVGRAGWVAKGFVYLLVGVLFVRIALGSSSGEEANQAGAVEKIAEQPAGRVLLVALGVGLALYAIWRLLTAVLPGDWTGRALLDRIGYLVSAGIYSSLLLTIVGVIRQSSSSSGEREDRMVEGAVKDVLSMTAGRVLVVVGGLVVIGIGAAFIKKGVTRSFRDQMSGDHGIEGTMIDRLGTVGWIARGASMGIIGGFLIRAAWLFDPDEAAGLDDSIRQLADHPVGAALSVAVGLGFIAYGVFAGLSARHRDLEGPRND, encoded by the coding sequence ATGACCAACCACGACGCCGCCATCCTGTCCGACATCGACATCGAAGAACGGGCGGAGGACGCCGGTGAGCGGTTCGAGGTGGTCGGCCGTGCCGGCTGGGTCGCCAAGGGCTTCGTCTACCTCCTCGTCGGCGTTCTGTTCGTCCGCATCGCTCTCGGGTCGTCGAGCGGTGAGGAAGCCAACCAGGCCGGTGCCGTGGAGAAGATCGCCGAGCAGCCGGCGGGGCGCGTGTTGCTGGTGGCGCTTGGCGTCGGTCTTGCCCTCTATGCGATCTGGCGCCTGCTCACGGCGGTCCTGCCGGGGGACTGGACCGGGCGGGCCCTGCTCGACCGCATCGGGTATCTCGTGTCGGCCGGCATCTACTCGTCACTGCTGCTGACGATCGTCGGCGTGATCCGGCAATCGTCGTCCTCGTCCGGTGAGCGAGAGGACCGGATGGTCGAGGGCGCCGTGAAGGATGTGCTCTCGATGACCGCCGGTCGAGTGCTGGTCGTCGTCGGCGGGCTCGTCGTGATCGGGATAGGTGCGGCCTTCATCAAGAAGGGCGTGACCCGCAGCTTCCGTGACCAGATGTCGGGCGACCACGGCATCGAGGGCACGATGATCGACCGGCTCGGCACCGTCGGCTGGATTGCACGCGGCGCGTCGATGGGGATCATCGGAGGCTTCCTGATTCGGGCGGCATGGCTGTTCGACCCCGACGAGGCCGCCGGACTCGATGATTCGATACGCCAGCTCGCGGACCACCCGGTCGGTGCAGCGCTCAGCGTTGCGGTAGGACTCGGCTTCATCGCCTACGGCGTGTTCGCTGGGTTGTCGGCTCGCCACCGTGATCTGGAGGGGCCACGCAATGACTGA
- a CDS encoding phosphatase PAP2 family protein, with product MTDVLQTNDRVATPWWKRTWPLGRTEAVQLLVALVAVIACFVVLGEILTQWTAPNAVVELDTRTAEDLAAGRSASTNELASWSVFLANTPVKIGLSIVLAGLAVWRWRRWYEAALIGVTLAFEATAYFTTSRLVGRPRPDVERLIDSPVDTSFPSGHVAAATVYAVLAIIVMQRTESSRARFVAIALAVLLPIAVAWGRMYQGMHFLSDVVAGTVLGIVSIVICHRILRPHQPETKGWIS from the coding sequence ATGACTGACGTACTCCAGACCAACGACCGTGTCGCCACGCCGTGGTGGAAGCGCACCTGGCCCCTGGGACGGACCGAAGCAGTCCAGCTCCTCGTCGCCCTGGTCGCCGTGATCGCATGCTTCGTCGTGCTGGGTGAGATCCTCACCCAATGGACGGCACCCAACGCCGTCGTCGAGCTCGACACACGCACCGCCGAGGACCTGGCCGCCGGTCGATCGGCCTCGACCAACGAACTTGCCTCCTGGAGTGTGTTCCTGGCCAACACTCCGGTGAAGATCGGTCTGTCGATCGTGCTCGCCGGCCTGGCGGTGTGGCGTTGGCGGCGATGGTACGAAGCGGCGTTGATCGGCGTCACGCTGGCCTTCGAAGCCACGGCGTACTTCACGACCTCTCGCCTCGTTGGTCGGCCCCGACCCGACGTCGAACGGTTGATCGATTCGCCGGTGGACACCAGTTTTCCGTCCGGCCATGTCGCTGCCGCCACCGTCTATGCGGTGCTCGCCATCATCGTGATGCAACGGACCGAGTCGTCCCGTGCTCGTTTCGTCGCCATTGCACTGGCCGTACTGCTGCCGATCGCCGTCGCCTGGGGGCGGATGTATCAGGGCATGCACTTCTTGTCCGATGTCGTGGCCGGCACGGTGCTGGGCATCGTGTCGATCGTGATCTGCCACCGGATCCTCCGCCCGCATCAGCCTGAAACGAAGGGATGGATCTCGTGA
- a CDS encoding diacylglycerol kinase family protein: MTPETAPNDATGTYARVETAAVGNTMATGNTVAIWNPASGSAPDEAELRAVLGDETTLVETTADDPGAGQTREAVANGAGIVVACGGDGTVRACLEPLSETSTSLAIVPLGTGNLLASNLGIDAGLDAAEGIGVGNRRRIDLGVVNDEAFAVMAGSGFDALMIRDANPKLKAKVGTAAYVLSAIRHLRSDRARTTIDIDGSRWFDGWSTMVLVGNFGQISGGLEVFPDASPDDGKLDIAVMSATTMREWGSILWRLVRRKEQRLDLARRAQGASIEVEHAIAQPYELDGEDRPPTTKLQFSITPGALSVHQAGTGDPEDTK; encoded by the coding sequence GTGACGCCTGAAACTGCACCAAACGATGCCACCGGGACCTACGCTCGCGTCGAGACTGCGGCCGTCGGGAACACCATGGCCACCGGGAACACCGTCGCCATCTGGAATCCTGCGAGCGGGAGTGCGCCGGACGAAGCCGAACTTCGAGCGGTATTGGGCGACGAGACAACGCTGGTCGAGACCACCGCGGACGATCCCGGCGCCGGCCAGACACGCGAGGCGGTGGCCAATGGGGCGGGGATCGTCGTGGCCTGCGGGGGCGACGGGACGGTTCGAGCGTGCCTCGAACCACTGTCTGAGACCTCGACGTCGCTCGCCATCGTGCCACTGGGAACCGGCAATCTCCTGGCGTCGAACCTCGGCATCGATGCCGGCCTCGACGCCGCCGAGGGCATCGGTGTGGGCAATCGTCGCCGAATCGACCTCGGCGTCGTGAACGACGAGGCCTTCGCGGTCATGGCGGGGTCGGGCTTCGATGCGCTGATGATCCGCGACGCCAATCCGAAGCTGAAGGCGAAGGTCGGCACGGCCGCCTACGTCCTGTCGGCGATCAGGCACCTCCGATCAGATCGAGCCCGAACGACGATCGACATCGACGGCAGCCGCTGGTTCGATGGCTGGTCGACGATGGTGCTGGTCGGCAACTTCGGACAGATCAGCGGTGGGCTCGAGGTGTTCCCCGATGCATCCCCCGACGACGGCAAGCTCGACATCGCCGTCATGTCTGCCACCACGATGCGAGAGTGGGGGTCGATCCTCTGGCGACTCGTTCGCCGCAAGGAACAACGTCTCGACCTGGCGAGGCGAGCACAGGGTGCGTCGATCGAGGTGGAACACGCAATCGCCCAGCCGTATGAACTCGACGGCGAGGATCGTCCACCGACCACGAAACTGCAGTTCTCGATCACACCGGGTGCGCTGAGCGTGCACCAGGCCGGAACGGGAGATCCGGAGGACACCAAGTGA
- a CDS encoding polyphosphate kinase 2 family protein, which yields MTALTELDEVLRARPIQGAVNLAGYESAATPLFDGSKSDAKSALADMSEDLFDAHELLYAEAQRSVLLVLQGLDCSGKNGTIKHVVINMNPAGVRVSSYKEPTEEEAKQHFLERFRPNLPAPGQLGVFDRSYYEDVIVPVVDETEPSEVVERRIGEINEFERCLVDDGVTLVKCLLHLSYDEQRERFLRRLRRDDKRWKFAESDLDTRRSWNEYQAAYGAAVAATSTDHAPWYVIPADHKWYRNWVIAKLLLATFDSLGASYPQPGFDLDELRRRLEPPH from the coding sequence GTGACCGCGCTCACCGAGCTCGACGAGGTCCTGCGGGCTCGCCCCATCCAGGGAGCGGTCAACCTGGCCGGGTATGAGTCGGCGGCCACCCCACTCTTCGACGGCTCGAAGTCTGACGCGAAGTCGGCTCTTGCGGACATGTCGGAGGACCTCTTCGATGCCCACGAGCTCCTCTATGCCGAAGCGCAACGCTCGGTCCTCCTCGTACTGCAGGGACTGGATTGCAGCGGCAAGAACGGCACGATCAAGCACGTCGTCATCAACATGAATCCGGCCGGCGTCCGGGTGTCGTCGTACAAGGAACCGACCGAGGAGGAGGCGAAGCAACACTTCCTCGAACGCTTCCGACCAAACCTTCCGGCTCCAGGTCAGCTCGGTGTCTTCGACCGTTCCTACTACGAGGATGTCATCGTGCCGGTGGTCGACGAGACGGAACCATCTGAGGTGGTCGAACGGCGGATCGGAGAGATCAACGAGTTCGAACGCTGCCTCGTCGACGATGGCGTGACGCTCGTCAAGTGCCTGCTCCACCTCTCCTATGACGAGCAGCGTGAGCGGTTTCTACGACGGCTGCGCCGTGATGACAAGCGATGGAAGTTCGCCGAGTCCGACCTCGACACTCGTCGATCATGGAACGAGTATCAGGCCGCGTACGGTGCCGCCGTCGCGGCGACCTCTACCGACCACGCGCCGTGGTACGTAATCCCTGCGGACCACAAGTGGTACCGCAATTGGGTGATTGCCAAATTGCTTCTGGCGACCTTCGACTCGCTCGGCGCCTCCTATCCCCAGCCAGGATTCGATCTCGACGAGCTTCGACGCCGCCTCGAACCGCCACACTGA
- a CDS encoding alkaline phosphatase D family protein, with amino-acid sequence MTSPSTGPRPLLTLDDRVVATLRRFGYLIAVGAVLASALGHRYGWLDYRPGGAAFDNQVRPVVTAIFVVAMLIALRWEIIGGALAAFAGAALIAFAANQLVAVHAVIVVAVLVVPALCWALIDLADLSPRPAIVGVSGMLAMAIAGLVAGQQVYAHFWGPTHPESDVVAPPPSAIAWVWSGAVTSTSAEIRAHPRNDYETARLALSTSADLSDAVVVDARDESGRVVGFELDQLQPATQYHYAVEIDGDLDTTRAGTFRTFPEGASSFLVAIGSCARVGSNGAVFDTIADLDPLFYLIAGDFHYGDNGRNDLVRYQEVMDLTLSEPAQAALYRQTPVAYMWDDHDYGGNDADGNSPSRQAAMAAYREHVPSYGLSGDESAIYQAFTVGRVRFILTDARSARNLQNDDNSDAPSMLGPEQKTWLKQELIESSQTHELVVWLNPVPWIAAAEDGADHWGGYAVERREIADVIADNDIDNLLMISGDAHMVAIDDGTNTDYSTDGYPGFPLLHAAPLDRPGSVKGGPYSEGVSASGGQFATLEIADSGDTITATMRGLTWDGEEIMRLDFTTPSRGT; translated from the coding sequence ATGACGTCGCCATCGACCGGCCCACGGCCCCTACTCACGCTCGACGACCGCGTGGTCGCCACGCTGCGACGCTTCGGCTATCTCATCGCCGTCGGTGCGGTGCTGGCCAGCGCGCTCGGCCACCGCTACGGATGGCTGGACTATCGGCCGGGTGGAGCCGCGTTCGACAACCAGGTGCGTCCGGTCGTCACCGCCATCTTCGTGGTCGCCATGCTGATCGCGCTCCGGTGGGAGATCATCGGAGGGGCGTTGGCCGCCTTTGCCGGTGCGGCGCTGATTGCCTTCGCCGCCAACCAGCTCGTTGCCGTGCACGCCGTGATCGTCGTTGCCGTCCTCGTTGTGCCTGCGCTGTGTTGGGCGCTGATCGACCTTGCCGATCTGTCCCCGCGGCCGGCCATCGTCGGCGTCTCGGGCATGTTGGCCATGGCGATCGCCGGCCTTGTGGCCGGTCAGCAGGTCTACGCCCACTTCTGGGGTCCGACGCATCCCGAGTCGGACGTCGTGGCCCCTCCGCCATCGGCCATCGCTTGGGTGTGGTCCGGCGCGGTCACGAGTACCAGCGCCGAGATCCGCGCCCATCCACGAAATGACTACGAAACGGCCCGCCTTGCGCTGTCCACGTCAGCCGACCTGAGCGATGCCGTCGTCGTCGACGCTCGGGACGAATCGGGACGAGTGGTCGGCTTCGAGCTCGATCAGCTGCAGCCAGCGACCCAGTACCACTACGCCGTCGAGATCGATGGCGACCTCGACACCACTCGGGCAGGCACGTTCCGGACCTTTCCCGAGGGTGCATCGTCCTTCCTCGTCGCCATCGGTTCCTGCGCCCGGGTCGGTTCCAACGGCGCAGTGTTCGACACCATCGCGGACCTCGATCCACTCTTCTACCTGATCGCCGGCGACTTCCACTACGGCGACAACGGTCGGAACGATCTGGTCCGGTACCAAGAAGTGATGGACCTCACGTTGTCCGAGCCGGCGCAAGCGGCGCTCTATCGCCAGACGCCGGTCGCCTACATGTGGGACGACCACGACTACGGCGGCAACGACGCCGATGGGAACTCGCCGAGCCGCCAGGCCGCCATGGCGGCCTACCGGGAACACGTGCCCAGCTACGGCCTTTCCGGTGACGAGTCGGCGATCTACCAGGCGTTCACCGTCGGCCGCGTCCGGTTCATCCTGACCGACGCCCGATCGGCCAGGAACCTGCAGAACGACGACAACTCCGACGCGCCGAGCATGCTCGGCCCCGAACAGAAGACGTGGTTGAAGCAGGAACTGATCGAGTCCTCGCAGACTCACGAACTCGTGGTGTGGCTGAACCCGGTGCCGTGGATTGCAGCCGCCGAAGATGGCGCCGACCACTGGGGTGGCTACGCCGTCGAACGCCGGGAAATCGCCGACGTCATCGCCGACAACGACATCGACAACCTGCTGATGATCAGCGGAGACGCCCACATGGTCGCCATCGACGACGGAACCAACACGGACTACTCGACCGATGGGTATCCGGGCTTCCCCCTCCTTCACGCCGCGCCGCTCGACCGTCCTGGCAGCGTCAAGGGTGGTCCCTACAGCGAAGGGGTCAGTGCATCGGGCGGACAATTCGCCACGCTCGAGATCGCCGACAGCGGTGACACGATCACGGCAACGATGCGGGGACTGACATGGGATGGCGAGGAGATCATGCGTCTGGACTTCACGACGCCATCGAGGGGCACGTAG
- a CDS encoding STAS domain-containing protein, with the protein MGHVRITPLGLSGISVAGAIDAATAPAVVAAATSHGALVRLDLSGCTFMDSSGISALIEIHRHSIDGGGSLYLVDPSDAVTRVLIISGLMATFNVE; encoded by the coding sequence ATGGGCCACGTGCGGATCACCCCACTCGGGCTGAGCGGGATCAGCGTCGCAGGAGCGATCGATGCCGCCACGGCTCCTGCGGTGGTCGCCGCGGCCACCTCCCATGGCGCGCTCGTGCGCCTCGACCTCAGCGGATGCACGTTCATGGACTCCTCCGGCATCAGCGCACTCATCGAGATCCATCGCCACTCGATCGATGGGGGTGGCTCGTTGTATCTCGTCGACCCGAGCGATGCGGTGACGCGGGTGCTCATCATCAGCGGGCTGATGGCAACGTTCAACGTCGAGTGA
- a CDS encoding aminoglycoside phosphotransferase family protein: MTPPPSIVWAEQVLGPIDAWTDLPGGMSSEIRRCRSGRRSFVVRHITDLEWRQREPGLIDAEATALTLLQPSSVRAPRLLASSPADGMLAMSWVPGELATTPSSVAERAGDLGRLAASIAAVPLPSEHALPEWRSWAPERPTVPDGGDEALWRRAIAAGRTDAPSQSSAVLLHRDLHPLNVLWDASGPVVVDWVNACVGHPHAELGHARWNLAVLGDEDAADAMLAAYNERSSFGPYSPWWDIMAVLGLLPLPVGLGGWHAVGRTDLTAARVLDATERFLERSLAAFEH; the protein is encoded by the coding sequence ATGACGCCGCCGCCGAGCATCGTCTGGGCCGAGCAGGTGTTGGGTCCCATCGACGCGTGGACAGATCTTCCGGGTGGGATGTCGTCGGAGATCCGTCGTTGTCGCAGCGGCAGGCGATCATTCGTCGTCCGACACATCACCGACCTCGAGTGGCGGCAGCGAGAACCCGGGCTCATCGACGCCGAGGCAACGGCACTCACCCTGCTGCAGCCGTCGTCGGTCCGGGCTCCCCGACTCTTGGCGTCGTCGCCAGCCGACGGCATGTTGGCCATGTCGTGGGTGCCGGGCGAGCTGGCGACGACGCCGTCGAGTGTGGCCGAGCGAGCCGGGGACCTGGGCAGGTTGGCGGCCTCGATCGCAGCGGTGCCGCTCCCGAGTGAGCACGCATTGCCGGAATGGCGGAGCTGGGCTCCCGAGCGTCCGACCGTCCCCGACGGCGGCGACGAAGCGCTCTGGCGCCGCGCCATCGCCGCGGGTCGTACCGACGCTCCGAGCCAGTCTTCAGCGGTGCTTCTCCACCGCGATCTGCATCCACTCAATGTGCTGTGGGATGCCTCCGGGCCGGTGGTCGTCGACTGGGTGAACGCTTGCGTCGGCCATCCGCACGCCGAGCTTGGTCACGCTCGCTGGAACCTGGCAGTACTCGGCGATGAGGACGCCGCCGACGCCATGCTGGCGGCCTACAACGAGCGCTCGTCGTTCGGTCCGTACTCGCCGTGGTGGGACATAATGGCGGTCCTTGGTCTGCTGCCGCTACCGGTGGGGCTCGGCGGATGGCACGCCGTCGGTCGGACCGACCTCACCGCAGCCCGGGTGCTCGACGCAACCGAGCGGTTCCTCGAGCGCTCGCTCGCCGCGTTCGAGCACTGA
- a CDS encoding PAS domain-containing sensor histidine kinase has product MNDTTDDEVAPGHTNLVSSRALGSEFIDAAPDAILVVRSDGTIAVANHQALDLFGYRHEELVGSPVELLVPPSSRKRHAEHRSGYQQEPRVRHMGELQTQLMGRRADGSKLPVEIGLSPVVVDGTPYTMAIIRDVTERLNIDRQQAVMKQRLAVSEDRDRIARDLHDLVIQRIFATGMRLQAALNDPDRLRDRATGAISELDETIAVLRESIFRLTSPTESLSSRVRSLLMHHDISVQCDVDLHIDDDLDSLPDSLGEHLVPTLNEALSNVVRHARASSVTISLAIEAGSALAVRVIDDGIGIDPDSTPGFGLANLRQRAQQLGGTMEIRTLPDGGTDLEWSVPIER; this is encoded by the coding sequence ATGAATGACACCACCGACGACGAAGTCGCACCCGGCCATACGAATCTCGTGAGCAGCAGGGCGCTCGGGTCCGAGTTCATCGACGCAGCGCCCGACGCGATTCTCGTCGTCAGGTCTGACGGCACCATTGCCGTCGCCAACCATCAGGCACTCGATCTGTTCGGTTACCGCCACGAGGAACTGGTGGGCTCACCGGTCGAGCTCCTCGTTCCACCAAGCTCGCGCAAGCGTCACGCCGAACACCGCTCCGGCTATCAGCAAGAACCTCGCGTCCGCCACATGGGAGAGCTGCAGACCCAGCTCATGGGGCGGCGGGCCGACGGGTCGAAGCTGCCGGTCGAGATCGGGCTGAGTCCGGTGGTGGTCGACGGGACGCCGTACACCATGGCCATCATTCGTGACGTCACCGAGCGGCTCAACATCGATCGCCAGCAGGCCGTGATGAAGCAGCGGCTCGCCGTCTCGGAGGATCGAGATCGCATCGCACGTGATCTGCACGACCTCGTCATCCAGCGCATCTTCGCTACCGGAATGCGCCTCCAGGCGGCGCTCAACGACCCGGATCGGCTCCGCGATCGAGCCACGGGCGCCATCAGCGAACTCGACGAGACCATCGCCGTGTTGCGCGAATCGATCTTCCGGCTCACCAGCCCGACCGAATCGCTCAGCTCCCGGGTCCGGAGCCTCCTGATGCACCACGACATCAGTGTGCAGTGCGACGTCGACCTCCATATCGATGACGACCTCGACTCCCTGCCGGACTCCCTCGGCGAGCACCTCGTTCCCACCCTCAACGAAGCATTGTCGAACGTGGTCCGACACGCTCGGGCCTCGTCCGTCACCATCAGCCTGGCGATCGAAGCGGGCTCCGCCCTCGCGGTGCGGGTCATCGACGATGGCATCGGGATCGACCCCGACTCGACCCCGGGCTTCGGGCTGGCCAACCTGCGCCAACGAGCACAACAACTGGGCGGCACCATGGAGATCCGCACGTTGCCCGACGGCGGCACCGACCTGGAGTGGTCCGTTCCGATCGAGCGCTGA